aattgggaaaactttgaaagtgtgtatccaagtgcagtcgcaaaaaccatcaagcgctacaaagaaactggctcacatgaggaccgccccaggaaaggaagaccaagagtcaccactgctgcggacgataagttcatccgagtcaccaggctcagaaatcgcaggttaacagcagctcagattagagaacaggtcaatgccacacagagttctagcagcagacacatctctagaacaactgttaagaggagactgtgtgaatcaggccttcatggtaaaatagctgctaggaaaccactgctgaggacaggcaacaagcagaagagacttgtttgggctaaagaacacaaggaatggacattagaccagtagaaatctgtgctttggtctgatgagtccaagtttgagatctttggttccaaccaccgtgtctttgtgcggcgcagaagaggtgaacggatggactctacatgcctggttcctaccgtgaagcatggaggaggaggtgtgatgatgtGATGGTGCTTTGTTGGTGACACTGtttgggatttattcaaaattgaaggcatactgaaccagcatggctaccacagcatcttgcagcagcatgctattccatccggtttgcatttagttggaccatcatttatttttcaacaggacaatgaccccaaacacacctccaggctgtgtaagggctatttgaccaagaaggagagtgatggggtgctgcgccagatgacctggcctccacagtcaccggacctgaacccaatccagatggtttggggtgagctggaccgcagagtgaaggcaaaagggccaacaagtgctaagcatctctgggaactccttcaagactgttggaaaaccatttcaggtgactacctcttgaagctcatcaacagaatgccaagagtgtgtggagaagcaatcaaagcaaaaggtggctactttgaagaacctagaatataagacacattttcaattgtttcacacttttttgttcagtatataattccacatgtgttaatacatagttttgatgccttcagtgtgaagttacaatattcatagtcatgaaaataaagacaactctttgaatgagaaggtgtgtccaaacatttggtctatACCTGTTAGGTAGATGGAAAAAGACAAATGCTGGTAATttctttatacaaataaaaacctaaaaagtgtggcatgcatatccAGCCCTCTTGAGTCAAAGTTctgttgaaccaccttttgccATCATCTAGACACTAAatgttttgtccatttttctttgcaaaatagctctagTTAAGTCAAGAAACCATGTGGATGTGAAATGAACAtagattttcaagtcttgccacagattgtcagttgcatttaggtctggacattgactgggccattctaacacatgactgtactttgatctaaactattccattgcagctctggctgtatgtttaggctcattgttctgctggagggTGAAGCTCCTCTCCATTCCCAAGTTTGTTGCCACCTCAGCAGCTTTTCTTCTTTCTTgacctgtgtttagctccatccttcCTCCTGTCAatgctgaccagcttccctgtctttCCTAAAGAAacgcatccccacagcatgatgctaccaccactgtGTTCCATGCATTGTTAGATTTCATAcacaaataatgttttgtttgtttttgtctgatcAGAGGACCTTCTGCCACGTGTGCTGTTTCCTCTacattatggctttctttcaacaattgaACAATCTTACCAGTCTTCCATTAAGGCCAAGGACAGCCATTGGTTGCTAGATTTACAGTTGTTTCATAATCTTTCAATAAATGCGCAAcaaaattttctttcatttcacaattatgcactactttgtgttggtctatcacctcaaatgcattttaaaatacattgaagtctcTGGTTTTAATATGAAAgttttgaaaaggtttaaggaatatgaataatttttccAGCCACTTTACCAACCAATATATTGAGTTTCCAGTAATGTATTTTTGGCAGTGGATTCTTTGAGGTGTTTTCTTAACTACAGTCTTCAGCGTGGGAACCTGAACACTCGTCTGAAAAAGCTGGATGAGAAGGACGACTTTGCTGCCATCATCCTGGCTGCTGCCGGCCTGAAGAGGATGGGCTGGGAGAACCGAATCAGCATGGTACTCCTTCTGATAATGTCAGGTCCTCTCACGGATGTTTCTAGATGGTTTTCATCTAACAAGCTCTCTGATTGTGTTTTCTGCTGCTAGATCCTGGAGCCCGAAGACTGTATGTATGCTGTTGGACAGGTAGAGAAATATACTATGTCCAGTTGGTGGAATGGAGAAGTAATTACGTGAATGTTCCTGTTAAAATCATCATCTGTGCATTTGCCTTTAGGGGGCTTTGGCAGTGGAGGTCCGGGCCAGAGATGTAGATATCCTAGAGATGGTCTCCGTCCTCCATGACCCTGACACTGTGCTGCGCTGCATCGCTGAGAGAGCTTTCCTCAAACAACTGGTACACCAACAACttactttattttaattcatttcttAGTGTTCAAATCCAGGAGTTGATTTTTATTCAGAATAACCTTTATTTGTAGGAGGGCGGCTGCAGTGTTCCTGTGGCTGTGCACACCAAGGTGACGGACTCACAGGTAAGAATGCTGGCAAGGGGAGGACTCTGCTCTGCTGTTTACTTCCTGTTGGTTTGACTTTAAAAAGTACCGCTCCTGTGCACACACATTGTCAACTAGCAGTGGTTAGACGTGTGTTCAGTCTTTTAGATTGAAAAGCTGGTCTCGAATCTCTCATGCTCCTCATCTCTCATAAGGTAGTCGCAGTTTTACCCTTTTACCAGGTTCTAATATCACAGCCACATTTTCATTTGCAGTGAGCAGTAGTTTTAGAACTTGTGAAAGGCTGAGAGTAAAACTGTGCATCACCATTACTAGCTGGACAGGTTTACCAAGTTTAGTCACTTTTTGGTCAGCAGCAAATTTTAAAAAGCTAAACTGGATTCCCAACTACAGATTCATTAAAGAGCACAGATTAAGAAGAGGTAAACAAGATCAGCATTAGTACCCATAATGGTACTTTGAACTTGGGCTACATTCTAGTTAAATACGTTCAGTAACGGAATATAACATTATGATGTCACTTCCTTCCCCTAAACAAAATTATGTCACTATATTTAGTGACCCCAGGCTTTATTGGAGGTGAGTTGTTCTCACTCTTCTTAACCAGCGGCAGCTGCTATTTTGGGCCTCTCCCTTGTCCCAAAACATTCCCAGTTCTCAGGTAGCAGTCCCTCCCAGCTGCAATCAGAGCCCCTTCACATCCCACTGCAAATGAATCATGTAGCATGTAGCCTTTGCTAGCTTTGTCTAAAATTAGCCTCAAACAAACTTTACTGCAGTTAAAGAAATCACGTTATCTCTGTTGTCTCTTATTGGTCTATTCAAATTGTTAACTTAGACTATATACCAAaagctaaaatagaaaaaaaaatgtttttacagtgaCTTACTATACCCAATAAACTATATGGTAAACAACCAAATCAAACTTCaggaaacaaaaatacaaacaaacgtTAAGAATAAGATAAAGGAGGGTTAAAACTATGACATTAAAAAGGAATCTGCagaagtaattttatttgcagttCTAAACATTTGTATTGCTTTTTACCTCAATTTTTTCTCTCCCACTACTTTATTTCCCCCTCCTACTGCATCAGTTACAGTTACATGCTGATGACAAATTATGCAAATGAagtgattcaattcagtttctttatagagcgccaattcacaacacatgtcgtcacGAGGTACATTACCAAGTGAATTCCATCGAATCAGTAAGTGATGACATCCTATAGCAACTTCCAAACACTTTTAGgacagcaaacagttttttccccccaCTGAGCACCTGGTGGAAAACGCTGGTGATGTAGAAAAAGTTCCTGCCTGACATTTTGTGCTTTCACTCCTGCATCTACAAAAACCAAAGTTCTTCTGTTTACGAGGAACTGGGGTAAACAACAGTTCATTATGACATGATTGAGTAGTAACTGTGGCATATTAACACTTCTTCCAAAAATACTCCAAGAAAGCCTGCTTGGTGCCAGAGTGGGCGGACAAAAGTGTCTAATTTCAGGCTGATGTCTATGAAAAATGTCCTCCAAAATAACAGATGATGCTACCAGACTTAAAGCTGCATTAGGTAACTTCTGTGaacatgtatttgttttaacatatttgttaaaactgttactatgtcctgacagtataACGTGAGACAGATTATCAGTGGAAAAAttaagctcctctggctcctcgtAGTagtcctactgccatttgctGTAATACCCCACTcccggtcagaaacaaccaatcagagccaggacgAGTGTCCTAGCAGTATCAATCACGCTAGTGTACCCGCTGCTCACAGCCCTCCCCCACAAACGCATACCGTCATTCAAGGTTAAGATTGCCAGTGTGCTGCAACCGTGCTAATGATTTGAGGACCAAGTTTGTAGTCGAGGTATGGGCAGGCCAtagtcaatgtaaagcatatcATTGATGTTTCATTGATGTTTCATAGCTGTTTATCTGGCGTCATGGTGGTCCTGCTTATTAGCCTATGCGTTCACGGCAGGCTACGCTGTGGAGGGAGGAgctgtaaggtgtgcttgttcaaactTTCAGACTAAGTCCacagttttctcagaactccctactgcagctttaactaGCTGTAGCTGTAGCCTTTTCCCCTCTCGTGCTTGTACTTATTACATGTCAGTTCTGGACATGGGAGGGGATGACTGGTGTTGTTGTGGCAAACCATTGATGTTCCTTTCTGACTCTGTTATCAAACCCAGACCTTCAGGGGTtgggcaatgaaactgaaacacctggttttagaccacaataatttattagtatggtgtagggcctccttttgcggccaatacagcgtcaattcgtcttgggaatgacatatacaagtcctgcacagtggtcagagggattttaagccatggtcactacgtgatactggtggaggaaaacgtttcctgactcgttcctccaaaacaccccaaaatggctcaataatatttagatctggtgactgtgcaggccatgggagatgttcaacttcactttcatgtccaTCAAACCAaactttcaccagtcttgctgtgtgtattggtgcattgtcatcctgatacacggcaccgccttcagtatacaatgtttgaaccattggatgcacatggtcctcaagaatggttcggtagtccttggcagtgacgcgcccatctagcacaagtattgggccaagagaatgccatgatatggcagcccaaaccatcactgatccacccccatgcttcactctgggcatgcaacagtctgggtggtacgcttctttgggacttctccacaccgtaactctcccggatgtggggaaaacagtaaaggtggactcatcagagaacaatacatgtttcatattgtccacagccaaagatttgcgctccttggaccattgaaaccgacgtttggcattggcatgagtgaccaaaggtttggctatagcagcccggccgtgtatattgaccctgtggagctcccaacggacagttctggtggaaacaggagagttgaggtgcacatttaattctgccgtgatttgggcagccgtggttttatgttttttggatacaatcccggttagcacccgaacatccctttcagacagcttcctcttgcgtcaacagttaatcctgttggatgtggttcgtccttcttggtggtatgctgacattaccctggataccgtggctcttgatacatcacaaagacttgctgtcttggtcacagatgcgccagcaagacgtgcaccaacaatttgtcctcttttgaactccggtatgtcacccataatgttgtatgcatttcaatattttgggcaaaactgtgctcttaccctgctaattgaaccttcacactctgatcttactggtgcaatgtgcaatcaatgaagactggctaccaggctggtccaatttagccatgaaacctcccacactaaaatgacaggtgtttcagtttcattgtccaacccctgtacatgcttCTAATTGACTCAAACCAGTCACTTCCTACCAGTCACTTGCAACTTTGACCTCAACAAATAGATCAACATGTATTTTCATAAAGATTGTAGATAAGGTGATGCTGCGTTCAAAACAACTTCAAAAAACGGGACAAACCTGCACTGTATTAATTTAGAATGGGACACACAACTTTCCAGTCAAATACAAGATGTGGCAGAGGCCCAATCTCAGTAGGGAAAACATGGATAAACATTCATTGTTTACTCTGAAATTGTAAAcctggcctttttttttttttcagctctaCCTGACTGGTGCTGTGTACAGTCTAGATGGATCAGAGAGCCTTAAAGAAACCATGCAGACCAGCATTGCTGCTGACGAGGTGAGTGTGAAAGCATTCTGGTCACTGTTCATCTTAGCTCTGAATTCTCCGGTTGAAACTTTTTACTAATGTCTACGTGCAGCAGAGCGTGGAGAAGGTGGACGAGCGGGCCCAAAGAGTGGGGGTCACAGCCGCCAAACTCCCAGCTTATTCCCAGGACGCAGCTGAGCGGCTGGGCATCGAACTGGCCAACTTATTGCTGAACAAAGGAGCCAAGGAGATCCTGACGGTGGCCCGGCAGCTGAATGATGCCAGATAATCCCATCCCCCATGGGAAGGGACTATGTGTGTTCAGTTGGTCATAACCATGTTTCAAGTATAAACTAAACCTCCTTCTTATGTGATACTCATATGAAGCTGAGTTGATAAAAATAGACCAGTGTTTTTAGTTGTGTAAGGAATTCAAACTCTACTTGAACCAAAGTTGTGCTCAGAACATCAGTTTGTCAGGAGTCCCTTCTGTTTGTGGGTCTTAGTTTGAATGCTAGCCTGTACTTGCCTCAAGGAACCTCCTTAACCACCCACTGGGATTATCAGAGAGAAACACATTATAGTCTTCACACATTATGGTCAGGACCGACGGCACCATTTACATGTTCAACTTCATATCTGTGCAAACAGAGAGGGGTCACTGAAATGGGTCCAGGATGTTTCACTGCCATCTATTTTGTTCCTCAGAAACAGTGAGAAGAAGAGAAAGCTCCACATGAAAGAGCAAATGCAGTCCCTTTTCATAACTTTCATTATGCATGTTCTAAATGCAGCGTTTAGACACTTGTTTTGTACAATATGCATACTACCTCTTTAAGAGATGAATTATATTTTTCACAGTAAGCTGGTAGGGACCATTTTGATCCACCCAACCTGTACCAGAACTTGTGAGGCCAAGATCTGCACAGCTTTGCTCTGAACCTGAACTTTAATGCTTGAATGTGCTTTAAACACTGCAGCTGTGGTTTCAAACCAGATTCTGAGTTCAGTTCATTTTTCTGACTGTACAGATGGAGAATGGTAACGTTTTAAGTTTCACTGATGTGACAAATGTTGGCATATATGCAAAACTGCCTGCAAGACCGCAGCATTGGCACTGTGTTCACACAAAGGCATGAGTGTGTGTCACTGTAAATTTCATGATTTGGTCTCAAACAAATAATTTCAGCCACCCTGCAGCTACTGTGCTGCTTAGACTCAGGCTGCTATGAGAGTCTGGCAGTTTTATAGTGACGTCATTTTTACATAAATTTAAGACTAAAATTCTTACCTGATCTAACAGCTTTTAATAACACAAAGCAACTCTTATTCCTCCTGTTGCTGGAAATATCCCATTACAGTTAAAATAGTTGTTATTTAtgacatgtatttatttatttatgtttttgtgttaatCACAGAGTCACTATGTCAAGCTCTCTGCTCCAGTAGCCGGCCTGTAGTCGTAgcttgtagttttaaaacaacattaataCAACTGACGTGCGGCACCGTgttagtttttaaattatgactACCTGTACTTTTTCTCACCCAAAAATATTTCCATACAATAGAATTTGTCTTGCAAGCAAGGGAAGAGAGTAGCAGCCTTCCTTCAGTCAGCTGACCGGCAGTGAGCAGCAGCAAAATGGGTTAGGTACAGTGATGCATTGCTCTGTGCTCCATATAACTTTAGAAAACTCCGGATCCAGTGAACTTTAAACCTTTGCAATGGTGTAATGGAGAATCCTACTGGTTTTGAGGCTGTAACGTTAAAACCTTGGTGTACCTTGGTACCAGTAACCGGCCCATGCCGCATGACTTAAATGATATGTACCATTCAGATTATCTACAAATACAAATGACTGACATTGTTTGAAAATGCATATTCTATTCTAATAGTTTTTTATGATTATCCCTTTGTCAGTCTTTGTCGGTCTGGTCTAAAAACATGGACAGTGGCCTGTTCTTTCCCTGTCCATTCTTTATCCAGAAATGTGTCTCTGAGCCTGCAGGTTATATTGTTTCTGCATCTGGCCCCAGGTGGCACCACCGGGTTTAAGATTACAGGTCTGCAGGGGTTCTAGAGAGGTATGATGGATTCTGAgaaggtaaaatattaaatgtgtaACTTTGTGAAGGTATGTTGCactaaataaaaccagattGTACTGCAAATGAGATCATAAATAGATCTTCTGGAAGCTGCCAACTCTGCTGTAATGATGTCCTCCTACATGCTACACTCCATATTATTCCATTTTGTTGATTCGCCTAACAGAGAAAACCTTTAGCTCAGAATGTTAGCGCTTCTCTTTGACCCAAGTGCCATCTCTGTGTAAACTGTATGATTTATGCCGCAGTGAACTGCACATATGCCTCCTAAACTGTATTCTCTGTTCTGTATCTTTGATACTTCCCAGTCAGGTTCAATGTTTCAACAGTACAGTTGGTTTGATACTCTATTGTTAGATCTTGTCTTGTATAGGTTTCCTAATTTAaggctcttattttgaaaaatgagCTAATGCTGActctaaatttgttttttttgtcatctttaatttctcttttaatCAACAGGCTGTTTTCTAACAATAAAAGCttcatgtaaaaaataatatatgttTGTCTTATATACCCAGCGGCCAGAAACATTCGTCTATAAAGTGTGTTTaagatgtcttttttttgttttgttatgataaatcatcttcagtGACAACACAAACCACTGCTTCTGACTGATCACTGTGAGTTAGTGAAATGTTTGAgcatgcatttaaaataaaccaaTCAGTCCATGCAAAACTGCTTTATTTACCAGGTGCCacagaaatgtttgtttctgactcgatgcaatctgctgggtttccttggatgTTCACAACTTTGAATCATAAACTCGtcctgactgcattgtttgatttcCAGAATCAGACTGGAATGTATGAAATAGACTGGGAAcctgtctgtatgattggattcccttattttgtttagtgaaatacctttaaatgatttttgttgtgaattgaactgaatgcaGCCCCAACAACAAACGTGGTTGTTTCCTGCAGTCAGTCATCTTTATATGCTGAACTGGGCCGGCGGCACCAAAGATTCAGGGGATTGCAGCTTTTCTTTAATTCTGACTGGGTTCTCTTTTTGGTGCTGGTTCTGTGATTCTCTTAGTCAGTCTGTCAGTATCTGGCTCCCTTCTGATTCAGCGCTATAtagctgcaaagaaaaatagatcctacaattttttttttaaaccatgttcACTTTTTCATGGAGAAAGAGTTCCAAAGC
This genomic window from Girardinichthys multiradiatus isolate DD_20200921_A chromosome 18, DD_fGirMul_XY1, whole genome shotgun sequence contains:
- the LOC124884487 gene encoding porphobilinogen deaminase-like isoform X2, whose amino-acid sequence is MLEEASSQDGNGKVSRVIRIGTRKSQLARVQTDSVADKLKELYPDVYLEIVAMSTIGDKILDTALSKIGEKSLFTKELENALEKNEVDLVVHSLKDLPTSLPAGFTIGAVLKRENPHDAVVLHPSNAGKTLDTLPEKSVIGTSSLRRAAQLKKRFPHLEFKDIRGNLNTRLKKLDEKDDFAAIILAAAGLKRMGWENRISMILEPEDCMYAVGQGALAVEVRARDVDILEMVSVLHDPDTVLRCIAERAFLKQLEGGCSVPVAVHTKVTDSQLYLTGAVYSLDGSESLKETMQTSIAADEQSVEKVDERAQRVGVTAAKLPAYSQDAAERLGIELANLLLNKGAKEILTVARQLNDAR
- the LOC124884487 gene encoding porphobilinogen deaminase-like isoform X1, coding for MEEGPYKYIRDGNGKVSRVIRIGTRKSQLARVQTDSVADKLKELYPDVYLEIVAMSTIGDKILDTALSKIGEKSLFTKELENALEKNEVDLVVHSLKDLPTSLPAGFTIGAVLKRENPHDAVVLHPSNAGKTLDTLPEKSVIGTSSLRRAAQLKKRFPHLEFKDIRGNLNTRLKKLDEKDDFAAIILAAAGLKRMGWENRISMILEPEDCMYAVGQGALAVEVRARDVDILEMVSVLHDPDTVLRCIAERAFLKQLEGGCSVPVAVHTKVTDSQLYLTGAVYSLDGSESLKETMQTSIAADEQSVEKVDERAQRVGVTAAKLPAYSQDAAERLGIELANLLLNKGAKEILTVARQLNDAR